The DNA region ATCTGGGCTGCGCCAGAGACAGGCTCAAGGGCCCAGAGGGTGCTCGGAGCCCCTCCAGGGGTCAGAGGACTTTTGTGGCCCAGCCCAAGGGCTCCCCAGTGGGTGCTCAACTGGGAGGAGAAGGGTTTATTAGCAGACAGTGGGAAGGGGGGGACCTCGCCAAAGCTGGGGCGAGGGGAGCACAGGGACCTGCAACACTGCATTTCAGTCGGGCTCTGTCGTGGCCGGAAGTGATGAAGACTTCGGATTCCAGGGCTTGTCCCGAATCAAGCTCCCCAGGCCACTAGGCAGTGAGGCACCTGGCAGGTACCAGTTGCCCAGCCCCCAGTCCTCACTACTGGCGCCTTGACTTGGTGGGACCTGTGACCCGGCCCTGGGGCCTTGGGTGCCAGGAGGAAACGCTCAGGTTTCAGTTCTAAGAGTTTCTCCGAGGGTTCCCTCCATTTCCCGCCCTTCAGAGCTGCAGATGAATCCTCAGACTCCTCGGACATGGGTGAGGCCGAGAGTAACCAAATACGTGCTTCTTGATAGTTTTTGATCCCTGTCCCATGAACATGGACTTCATGAGGATTCAAAACCAAACCAGAAAACCCAGAGGCCTGGGGTATGAAGCCATCACTGCAACcttggggtttgtttgtttgttttggatatCAAGAACTGGACTCATCCCATTTACACCTGACCTTAGTACTTAAAAGCCTTGAAAAATTCTGCCTCTCTTCACTTCCCTACTtcgaaaaaaatcagtaagattGACCTGTCATCAAATATTATCATTTGGTTATCATTTGTTATCCTCAGGGGTGAGCGTTGTTGAATGGCCTTTGACCCACATTCAACCATTTAAGATTGGTAATTTCTTGCAAAATCCCTAAttgttgtcttttaaaatatgtttagaaGGTCCAAACAGTAAGCAGAAACCCCCTTACGTGTTCACAGTTCATATAACCACCGAATACTTCTTTATGTTGGCTCCAAGATATATTTCTCCTCCCCCCTCATGCTTTACTCTTTAGAATGTTTTTGGATGGGGAATAAAGGAGAAGCAGaagttcttttatttctaatctcaAATTTTGTGAGTAGTTTCCCCTCATTCCATACCCCTTCCAATATCTATACTTCAATATTTGAAGAAGCTGTTGAGATAAATCAAATAGTGACACGTTGACGGATTTACTTGTGTAAGCAATATGGTTGACATATGGCATTGTTATTTATGAATGACAGCATAAATTGTATTACAAAGTCTATTGCAATAACACTGCAGTTTATTGGAAAGCTGCTCGCCTGTCACCGGTATTCAGCCTCCCTGGCTGTACTTTGCCTGGGAGCCCAAAGGATAACTGCCCTCAAAATAATTAAACACACTGATGTAAGCCATTGCCTTCTGTTTTGGggggttggttttgtttttgttttacagcAGTAGAAACTCGCCCATCAGGAAAGGAGACAAAGTAAAGACAGTTAGTCCTCTCATTTTGCAAAAGCACAACCACTGTCAGCCAGAAATGTTGgtttctggttgtttttttttcctgagtcccTAATGACAAATACACTAACATTTGCATCTCTATCACTAAACTGCTGGTGAACATATATTTTACAGAGAGACTTTTTATAAGCCCGGTTACAGAACAGTAAATTTTAACTGTAGAAAGAAGTTCTTTTAGCACGCTAGAGAGGGCCTTATCCCCTGATACTCCCCGCTTCCACTAAATCTCCCCCTTCttaaaaatggtatttaaaaGTTACAACATTGGCTGAGATTTTCACAATTTCCCCTTCTTTTACATTACAGATTTCCCCTTCTTTTACATTACACTTCTCTAAACCTCGGACAAAGCTCTTTTGTTCTAGGTGGGTTTTACAGGGGAGGGGGTCCCCCACCACACATGCGGTCCTTCATGGGTCAGGGGTCGCCTGGCCCAGGAGTGACTGAGAGGCTGAATCAAAGGTGACCTGCAACTTAATATCCTGTTGATGATCTTGTTGAATTTATGAGTGTCTGTGATACAGAGGACAGTGCTGAAATCCTGTgaaatcccccccccccctttttggCCCAGTATATATGGACAGTCGATTCCACATTTTTTCTCCCATCTCTTCTCCATTTCCATCTTTTCCCTTAAGAGGAAAATTAGAAGTTTGAGTGGTATGTTCACCCAATGTTTCTGCTTTCCAATATAAAGATGCCTTTTgttggcttgtttgtttttggcttctcCTGGCCAACAAGATATACCTGAGCATGTGAGTACCCTGTGTGTGCCTCCGCATTTTTAGACATATGTACACAAAAtactcagcatattaaaaaagaagccaATCACCCGTTTACAGAGGCCCACAAACCGCAACGAGGTGTTCAGTGAATGAGTGCCCGGGTGTTTGATGGGATTTACTGGTgttcttgtgttttgttttggtttttgtttttttttttttaaagacaatccGAATTCTCAACTACACTGCCATTCTCTCCACTTGGGGAAAGGGTCGCCAGCCCTGAACTATCCATGTACAGCGAAGCCTGGAGTCTCGCTGGCTTAGCCCTGCGCTGGCCCCAGGACATCCGAAAAGcccaattttggaaaacttacaACGAGAGCAAACGTTTGCCCGATGGAGATGGTTGGGGGTCCCCGGGTTCTGACACCAACACGGCGGGCCCTTCTAGAAACCTGTTGAAAAAAACTGAATTTCACTCGCAGGGCGCGGAAGTCGACCGGCTCTTTTTCCTTCCGCCAAGGACCTCAAAGGTACTTTTGAGGCAATGACTCTGAAAGCctttgtaggtttttttcttttttctttctctctctctctgtcccttgcTTTCTTGATCTCTctcttccccctttccttcccttaaaaacaaacaaacagacaaacaaaaaaaccactatCTTGAAGCGAAGGGGTGTTGCGGTTTGTGGAGAAATAAAGCACTTCTAAGAGGAGAGGCGACGTGACTTTGAACTTGGCTCAGCTCCTGCGTGtcctgcagagagagagaggtgaacTGGAGCCGGGAACGAAGAACCAGGAGCGCCCAGGCCGCGGGGTCCCCGGCGGGGATCAGCCGTGCGTCCCACCGCGCGGCCCCCGGACCCTGGGCCCGCGAGCGCCCAGCGGCTTCGGCCCGAAACGGGCGCTGCGAAGAGGGAATCCAAGCGAAAGGAGAGAacggggctgggaggaggggggcaGAGGAGGGCGGCGGGGGCGAGCCcgtgggaaggaaggaaaacttGGAGAAGTCTGATGGTTTGGATGAAGGAAGAAGAGTGAGGTTTGCGGACGTGCAGGATTGCTATTCTCACGACCAGtatttctaagaaaatattttctttgggaaATACTTTCGGGGCAAGCGTTGCCaattcttctcccctctcccaccccccacacaAATTGATGAATACAAGAAACAAGTGTGAAAGGCTGTGCATTGGGCAGATTCACTGTAGCAGGGCAGCCTTTCTGCCTGGCgtatttctgtctctctccctggTCCCCCTCTGCCTCGAGGGGCAGTTTGGCAtttgccttcccctcccccctgacAGAGAGAGAGGTGTGCGCAGAGGAGGAACATTTCCTTCTTTCAGAAAAGTCGAGAAGCCCCAGCTTCCGAGCAAAATCCCGGACTTTCAGACAAGATGCCCGGGTCTCCCTCCTCCTTGCCCCCAGCCCCGGGGCAGGGGCAGCGGGAGGGCACCGGGCCCCTTGTGCGCGGGGCTGCGGTCAGCTCGGACCTTTAGGGACCCGCTCAAGCCGGCAGAGGCTGCGTTGTGCGAGCGCAAGGGCCCGGTTCTGCCTGCTGGAGTTCTCTTCCcgcgtttttcttttttttttttgtggctttaATTTCAACTTGATATTTCGAAATGCGTGttgattattttctcttccttgaattttatttcaactcccagagattttttttttttttttaaagcagttctcTTTGCTAGCCAGGCGAAGAAAGGCGCTGGCCTCAGGCCTTCCATTCGCACCTCCGCAGCCTCCGGGACCCGTCGCTTCCTCTCCGGTTACCTCCAGAGCGCAAGCTTTCGGCGGCGGAACGGGAAACGTCCTCAGCGGCCAACCGGGGACCTGGGACCCAGGGAGCAGCCTCGGGGCCCGCTATCGCCTAGAGCGGAGGGCGCGGGTGGAGGGGTTCCTCGCTTCTAAAGAAGGATGgattgataaatattttctagGTTTGAGCCCTACCAGTCTGGAGATTTCTTTTCGGAGGCTCTGATGAGCTTGACCCTCGGCCGAACTCCAGCCTGAGCCTGGCTTGGCCGGGCGCCTCCGGCGTCCCCACACCTCCCACCCAACAGTGGCAGAGGCCCGGGCTTCTGGGCACCCACCCCCAGGGTTGACACTGTCTTTAAACCGCTTCCAAACAACCCCCTCCCTCGCGGGGGCCGCTGCCCAGTGTTTACAGCCGTAATCAGAGCGGGACGCGAGCGGCGGGGGGAGTGGAGTGCGCCGAGCGCCGGgtgggggccggggccggggagggggcggcgTCTGGGTGAGTGTCCAGAAGAGTGAGAGGGAAGGGCACGTCTGTTTTTCTCTAGCCGCCCCCCCCGCCACCCATCCTGCACCTGTGTGTTCACTACCCCAGGACAAGTCGACAAAAGTGTGTGTTGGGGAGGTGGACGCGGACCAGGAGCGTGCCAACACGTCCGGAGATCTGCCCCAGGGCCGCGCGCCCTCCCGGCGGGGCACCGGGGCTGTAGCCTCCCGGCGCACAGAACCTCCCACCTCGCGGGCCCGGTCGCTAGCCGCGTTCTCGAGCAACCAGGAGTGCCCGATTTCGGTCCCCGGAGAAACGGTGGCCTCTACGGGAGGGCGTGGGCACCAACCAAGGGCGCtgtgaccccaccccaccccggctCCCCGCGGCCAAGGCCCTCGCTCGGCCGGCCGGCGGGCTCCGGGGAGCGCCTCAGCCCGCAGGACGAGGAGCCGTCGCGCCCAGGCGCACGGGGGCGCGCAGCGAAAGGCCGGCCGACCCGGCGGGCTGCCACCATCCGCCTcggctggggctgcagagagctgCTGCGGCGCCGGGGTGGAGGGGGCGGGCCGGCCTCGGGGCGGGGGCGCTGGATTGACGGCGCGGCAGCGGCCAATGGCGGCGCCGGGCGGGCTGGTGGGGCGGGAGCCGCCGCTAAAGGGGCGGTGTGAACAGGAGGCCGGGCCGGGAGCGCGAAGGAGGGAGGCCGGGGCGGGAGACGCGGGagcgagggggaggggagaggaaaaggaggagacaaaaaaataaaaaaataaaaaggctgcGACTTTGGCGGCGCCCCATGAAATAAACAGAGGCGGAGGCGGTGGCGATCTGAGCCCACCGCAGCCCGAAGCGGGGGACACGCACCTCGCCCTTCGCTTGGGCACTCGCTCCGAACTCCGCTCGGTCCTGCCGGGTGCGGCCGCCCCTCGGGGCCTGGAGTCCCTGGGCCGACAGACGAGAGAGAGGGAGCGAGCGAGCGAACtggagaacactttttttttttttggtattgttattgtttttgagtccagcctccccctcctcccctccttctcccctcccacAGCCCCCCTTCtcccccgcctcctcctcccgCACAACTTAAAGAAAGACGGAGCGGCGCGGCAGCCTCCTTCATCTGGGGGAATTCGGGGCCGCTCGCAAGTTTACTACGCGAGGCGCAGCCAATGCCTAGCGCGAAGGACGCGGAGGGCTAAACACCGCGGCCGCCGAGCCAAACAATACCCGCCGCGCGCGGGGCGGCGCGTGCAGGGCCGCGGGGGAGGGAGCGGCCGAGCGAGCGCGCCGCGAAGAGGGCGCCCGGCCTCCGTCCGCCGCCCCCAGCGCCCCCGCCGCGGTCAGGTGGAGCCGCGGGCCCCGCCGGGCTGGGCCGCCGAAGCTCCGAGGGCTCCGCGGTCCTCGCCTCGGTCGCCTGCCCGTGCCGCGCGCGGCCGGCGCGCTCGGGCACCTCGGCCCAGCCGCGGAGGCGACCGCATTCTGCAGGCGCCGTTCGCGCTGCCGGGCCGCGGGGCGGGCGGACGGGCGGGCGAACGAGCGACTGAGTGCGTGCGCGCGCGAGTGCGCGCAGGGGTGGGGGCCGCGGCGCGGCGCTCGCCCCCCGCCGACCCCCCTCTCCGCTCGGTTCCCCACGCCTCCCTCCCGCTCCCTCCTCCCGCccgccctcccctgccctgcccgcccGCCCCCGCCGCAGCTCCTTTAATACACTTTGGTTCTCCGCCTGGCTTTGGactcttctccaccaccacctcctcctcctcctcctcccgcgcctccgccgccgcctcctcctcttcctctccgcGCCTTCGCTCCGCGCCCGGCCGCCCGAGGCACATCCAggcggcggcggaggcggcggGCGCAGGATCGCCGCTCGCGGGACTGAAGCCGCCGCCAAaaccgccgctgccgccgccgccgcctgcgCTCGGAGCCGGGCGGCCGCAGGACGCAGCCCCGCGAGCGGGGCGGGAGTGGGAGCCAAGGAGGCGCGGGGCTCGCCGGGGCCGGCAGGGCGTGCGGGCGCGCTGGCCATGCTCCTGGACGCGGGGCCGCAGTTCCCGGCCATCGGGGTGGGCAGCTTCGCGCGCCACCATCATCATTCGGCTGCAGCGGCGGCCGCCGCGGCCGCGGAGATGCAAGACCGCGAACTGAGCCTGGCGGCGGCGCAGAACAGCTTCGTAGACTCGGCGGCCGCTCATATGGGCGCCTTCAAGCTCAACCCGGGGGCGCACGAGTTGTCCCCGGGCCAGAGCTCGGCATTCACGTCGCAGGGCCCCGGCGCCTACCCCGGctccgccgcggccgccgccgctgccgccgcgctCGGGCCGCACGCCGCGCATGTCGGCTCCTACTCCGGGCCGCCCTTCAACTCCACCCGGGACTTCCTGTTCCGCAGCCGCGGCTTTGGCGACTCGGCGCCCGGCGGTGGGCAGCACGGGCTGTTCGGGCCGGGGGCCGGCGGCCTGCACCACGCGCACTCGGACGCGCAGGGCCACCTCCTCTTCCCCGGCCTCCCGGAGCAGCACGGGCCGCATGGCTCGCAGAATGTGCTCAACGGGCAGATGCGCCTCGGGCTGCCCGGCGAGGTGTTCGGGCGCTCGGAGCAGTACCGCCAGGTGGCCAGCCCGCGGACCGACCCCTACTCGGCGGCGCAGCTCCACAACCAGTACGGCCCCATGAATATGAACATGGGGATGAACATGGCAGCGGCCGcggcccaccaccaccaccaccaccaccaccctggtgCCTTTTTCCGCTACATGCGGCAGCAGTGCATCAAGCAAGAGCTCATCTGCAAGTGGATCGACCCCGAGCAGCTGAGCAACCCGAAGAAGAGCTGCAACAAAACTTTCAGCACCATGCACGAGCTGGTGACCCACGTTTCGGTGGAGCACGTCGGAGGCCCGGAGCAGAGCAACCACGTCTGCTTCTGGGAGGAGTGTCCGCGCGAGGGCAAGCCCTTCAA from Muntiacus reevesi chromosome 11, mMunRee1.1, whole genome shotgun sequence includes:
- the ZIC2 gene encoding zinc finger protein ZIC 2; this translates as MLLDAGPQFPAIGVGSFARHHHHSAAAAAAAAAEMQDRELSLAAAQNSFVDSAAAHMGAFKLNPGAHELSPGQSSAFTSQGPGAYPGSAAAAAAAAALGPHAAHVGSYSGPPFNSTRDFLFRSRGFGDSAPGGGQHGLFGPGAGGLHHAHSDAQGHLLFPGLPEQHGPHGSQNVLNGQMRLGLPGEVFGRSEQYRQVASPRTDPYSAAQLHNQYGPMNMNMGMNMAAAAAHHHHHHHHPGAFFRYMRQQCIKQELICKWIDPEQLSNPKKSCNKTFSTMHELVTHVSVEHVGGPEQSNHVCFWEECPREGKPFKAKYKLVNHIRVHTGEKPFPCPFPGCGKVFARSENLKIHKRTHTGEKPFQCEFEGCDRRFANSSDRKKHMHVHTSDKPYLCKMCDKSYTHPSSLRKHMKVHESSPQGSESSPAASSGYESSTPPGLVSPSAEPQSSSTLSPAAAAAAAAAAAAAAAVSAVHRSGGTGGSGGGGGGGGGGAGGGGGGGSGSGGGSGPAGGHGGLSSNFNEWYV